A window of the Streptomyces finlayi genome harbors these coding sequences:
- the hrpB gene encoding ATP-dependent helicase HrpB, whose amino-acid sequence MIRTDALDQLPVRTAVPALERALDERGVAVLCAPPGTGKTTLVPLVLAGLTGPGPVRRVVVAEPRRIAARAAARRMAWLLGEQPGGRVGFTVRGERVVGRDTVVEVVTTGVLLQRLQRDQELAGTDVVIIDECHERHLDADTVAAFLLDVRAALRPDLRLLAASATTDAEGWARLLGDAPVVEAQGVSHPVEVVWAPPPRPVRPPHGLRVDPALLTHVASVVRRALAERAGDVLCFLPGVGEIGRVAGQLSGVSAEVLQVHGRAPAAVQDAVLAGSSGVRRVVLATSVAESSLTVPGVRVVVDSGLAREPRTDHARGLSALTTVRASQAAGRQRAGRAEREAPGAVYRCWEQAEDGRLARFPSPEIKVADLAAFALQAACWGDPGASGLALLDPPPAGAMGAAREVLTAVGAVDAAGRVTDRGVRMSRLGLHPRLARALLDGAAEVGGHRAAEVVALLSEEPPREYGDDLAAALRTARRGQDGYAARWRQEVRRLSSSLGESANKASGSDDAAAGLVAALAFPERVARARGEGTFLMASGTGAELREGSRLRSAPWLAVAVADRPAHSASARVRLAAVVDEDTARLAAGHLRFSGEEVRWVDGDVVARSVERLGAVELWVRGLKQPKPELVRGALLDGLRREGTGLLRWSRDSEQLRSRLAFLHRELGAPWPDVADEALLERADEWLEPELSRARRRSDLARIDAGQAVRRLLPWATGEAARLDELAPERIEVPSGSRIRVEYGGTQPVLAVKLQELFGLRETPRVAGVPVLVHLLSPAGRPAAVTADLASFWREGYKAVRAELRGRYPKHPWPEDPTTVEATRFTSARLRRE is encoded by the coding sequence GTGATCCGTACCGACGCGCTGGACCAGTTGCCCGTACGTACCGCTGTGCCCGCCCTGGAGCGGGCGCTCGACGAGCGGGGCGTCGCCGTGCTCTGCGCGCCCCCCGGCACCGGCAAGACGACCCTCGTTCCGCTGGTCCTGGCCGGACTGACCGGTCCGGGCCCGGTGCGGCGGGTCGTCGTCGCCGAGCCCCGGCGGATCGCCGCGCGGGCCGCGGCCCGGCGGATGGCCTGGCTGCTCGGTGAGCAGCCGGGCGGCCGGGTGGGATTCACGGTCCGCGGGGAGCGGGTGGTGGGGCGCGACACAGTGGTGGAGGTCGTCACCACCGGAGTGCTCCTCCAGCGGCTCCAGCGCGACCAGGAGCTCGCCGGGACCGATGTGGTGATCATCGACGAGTGCCACGAACGGCATCTCGACGCGGACACCGTCGCCGCGTTCCTGCTCGACGTACGGGCCGCCCTGCGGCCGGACCTGCGGCTGCTGGCCGCCTCGGCGACGACCGACGCGGAGGGCTGGGCGCGACTGCTCGGTGACGCCCCGGTCGTGGAGGCGCAGGGGGTGTCACATCCGGTGGAGGTCGTATGGGCACCGCCGCCCCGCCCGGTGAGACCGCCGCACGGGCTCAGGGTCGATCCGGCGCTGCTGACGCATGTCGCCTCGGTGGTGCGCCGGGCGCTCGCGGAGCGTGCGGGGGACGTGCTCTGTTTCCTGCCCGGGGTCGGTGAGATCGGGCGCGTCGCGGGGCAGCTCAGCGGGGTGTCCGCCGAGGTGCTCCAGGTGCACGGGCGGGCTCCGGCCGCCGTGCAGGACGCGGTGCTGGCCGGTTCGTCCGGTGTGCGCCGGGTGGTGCTGGCGACCTCGGTCGCCGAGTCGTCGCTGACGGTGCCCGGAGTGCGGGTCGTCGTCGACTCGGGCCTCGCCAGGGAACCCCGTACCGACCATGCGCGGGGCCTGAGCGCCCTGACGACCGTACGCGCCTCGCAGGCAGCAGGGCGGCAGCGGGCGGGGCGGGCCGAGCGCGAGGCTCCGGGAGCGGTGTACCGGTGCTGGGAACAGGCCGAGGACGGGCGCCTCGCACGCTTCCCCTCACCGGAGATCAAGGTCGCCGACCTCGCGGCGTTCGCGTTGCAGGCGGCGTGCTGGGGCGATCCCGGGGCCTCGGGGCTGGCGCTGCTCGATCCGCCGCCGGCCGGGGCGATGGGCGCGGCCCGGGAGGTACTGACGGCGGTGGGCGCGGTGGACGCGGCGGGGCGGGTGACCGACCGGGGCGTGCGGATGTCCCGGCTCGGCCTGCACCCCCGGCTGGCACGGGCCCTGCTGGACGGGGCCGCCGAGGTGGGCGGGCACCGCGCGGCCGAGGTGGTGGCGCTGCTGAGCGAGGAGCCGCCCCGGGAGTACGGGGACGATCTGGCGGCGGCCCTGCGTACCGCACGGCGTGGACAGGACGGATACGCGGCGCGCTGGCGGCAGGAGGTGCGGCGGCTGTCGTCCTCCCTGGGGGAGTCGGCGAACAAAGCCTCCGGGTCCGACGACGCGGCGGCCGGGCTGGTCGCGGCTCTGGCGTTTCCGGAGCGGGTGGCGCGGGCGCGGGGCGAGGGAACGTTCCTGATGGCGTCGGGGACGGGAGCGGAGCTCCGTGAGGGTTCACGGCTGCGCAGCGCGCCCTGGCTCGCGGTCGCGGTCGCGGACCGGCCCGCGCACTCGGCGTCCGCGCGCGTACGGCTGGCCGCCGTCGTCGACGAGGACACCGCGCGGCTGGCAGCCGGGCATCTGCGGTTCTCGGGCGAGGAGGTGCGCTGGGTGGACGGTGATGTCGTGGCCCGGTCCGTGGAGCGGCTCGGGGCCGTCGAACTGTGGGTGCGCGGCCTGAAGCAGCCGAAGCCCGAACTGGTGCGCGGGGCGTTGCTCGATGGGCTGCGGCGCGAGGGCACCGGGCTGCTGCGGTGGAGCCGGGACAGCGAACAGCTCCGGTCGCGGCTGGCCTTCCTGCACCGGGAGCTGGGGGCGCCGTGGCCCGACGTGGCGGACGAGGCCCTGCTGGAGCGTGCCGATGAGTGGCTGGAGCCCGAGCTGTCGCGGGCGCGGAGGCGTTCGGACCTGGCGCGGATCGACGCCGGGCAGGCCGTGCGGCGGCTGCTGCCCTGGGCGACGGGTGAGGCGGCCCGGCTCGACGAGCTGGCACCGGAGCGCATCGAGGTGCCGAGCGGATCCCGTATCCGGGTCGAGTACGGCGGGACGCAGCCCGTACTCGCGGTGAAGCTCCAGGAACTGTTCGGGCTGCGGGAGACGCCCCGGGTGGCCGGGGTGCCCGTACTGGTCCATCTCCTGTCCCCCGCCGGGCGTCCGGCGGCGGTCACGGCGGATCTGGCGTCGTTCTGGCGCGAGGGCTACAAGGCCGTCCGCGCCGAGCTGCGCGGCCGGTACCCGAAGCATCCGTGGCCCGAGGACCCGACGACGGTCGAGGCGACCCGCTTCACCTCGGCGCGGCTCAGGCGGGAGTAG